The Chaetodon auriga isolate fChaAug3 chromosome 4, fChaAug3.hap1, whole genome shotgun sequence region gtgtgcatgtgcgtgcgtcCACATTTAAATAGTTAAGATTTAGagtgtgaaataaaatgaaataaaggtcAACCAGTCATGGGATGGTGTAGTTTTATCTCACCTTTCCTGTAACTCATAATCTGTCAGATAGACCACTGTGTTGTAGACTAGACATAACAGGAACAAGCTGGATCCCACCACCAGTGTCCTTATTGTGAGGCCTTATATTCAAATAACTTAACACTAACAATAATCttaaattaataaatgatcTGAATGGGGAAAAATAATCATGAGCTTGTTTGTTATCAGGCTGCaattaacaattattttcatcatctaTTAATCGAATGTCAAAAAAATTTGAAAAATTCTCATCACAATTTCTTAGAGCCCAAAAAACTgaaattgcttcttttgtccagaCAACAGTCCAAAGCCtaaagactcttcatttactaTAATAAAAGACAAGCGGCTAATTTTTACATTGAAGAAGCTGGGACGAGCGAATGTTGGACacttctgcttgaaaaatgactgaaactatcaatcgattatcaaaatggTTGCCAATTCAACTAAGTGATTTTTGACTGACTGTTGCAGCTCTAGTTTGTTGGCTCACACAGTTTTATCCATTCAaattatttttatcatcatgAACCCGGACTGAGAGCCACAGCATGTCTTCCCACAGCCCGCTATAGCTCTCTGTTTCCCCCTGCAGGCAGCTGTCCAATGAACAGGCTAAACTCCAGCAGACACTGCAGAAAGAGTCCAAGGTCAACAAGCGTCTGTCCATGGAGaatgaggagctgctgtggaAGCTGCACAACGGCGACCTGCTGGCGAGTCCCCGCCGCCTCTCACCCACCTCACCCTTCAGCTCACCACGGAACTCTGCCTCCTTCCCCACAACTGCACCTTTATCACCCAGATAACCCCGACAGCAAACaactccttcctctcctctgacctCCCAATTCTCCTCATCAACTTGTGACACCTGACAAAGATAGAAGCTGTTCCAGATACAGAGAAAGACTTGATCACTGCAGTGTTGTCGGATATCAATGATACACTTGTACATTTGGAACAAAAAGACGATTattttgacagcaaaaataCATTGCTGTGGCTCCAAATGCACGTAAATCTGAGCGAGGGACTGACCTTGGACTCTATCAGTCTTTGTCAAATGACTGTTCTCCGAtaaacttttcttctttttctgaagAATACCTAAGTAACAGGCACACCTCAGGGTCTGTAAATAATGCCTCACTCTCATTTTGACTATTCTTCCCTTTTTCTCAGCTCATCCTGTTCTTCATAACCCTCTTTTTTTTAAGGGGTAGACAAAAGAAACCTTGGATTTGTGGCACAGGCACATTTGTGGAAACAGATTCAAAGTTGTATGGGTTTGGTAAATCCTAAAATGACAAGCACTTCTTGGTGTATTAGCATGAATTATTTTACCCTTTCCCTTCTTTTATAAAGGACTTTTTCCTCCCAAAAAAGTGAACCTCAATGACTGATCTGCTTTGGACCTCTGGAAGAAGTGCATACTCTTGATATCCATCTGTGGGCAAACGATGGATATCTGTTTCTCCATGCGGACTCCTCACAACCTCTACCTTAATCTTCTATGTGGAATGTAATCACCCTTGGATGTTAGATCTGAGCACGCCAGTTCAgacatacacatgcacgcacaccaTCTCGGAGCCAAATATGCAGTTTATTTAACAAGGATATTGTTGGCCAGAAGAGTGtttgcccccctccccctttaCTTTTTCCCTTAACTCATTAACAAAGGGACACAACAACCCCACACCTCTAAAACCATCTTGTGCCCAAACAGGAACTGGGCAAATCTGAACAAGCGACCGATTCGTTAGTTTCAGTCTTTGCTTTGGGGCACATATAAAATCGCCAGAATCATGCCAGTGATGATATCCAGAGAGAAAACCCCCAGATTCTCCTTAACTGTAAGACTCTGGCCTCTATTTTACTAAATTCTGGAAAAGTGTCACTTTGTGTGTCTGGTATTTGTCCTGAAAAACCTTGGATGTACCCAATTGCCTGCTTTATTTTGGATACAGAATAAAGACAATATGACATAAGATTTAAAGCAacatagttttgttttttcaatattaatataaatgaaatggtgaatgaaatgaaatcaaatttgaAAAAGTTATATATACAGGAATACAGGAAAGGCTTGAGTGAGATAACACTGATTTTATCCAGTTTGTACCCTGTAACAGATGTGAATTGAGACAATCATTTAAAAACTTCAGCTCCAGTAAGGAGCTACGTTGCCTCCACACTTGCTCTCAACCTATGGGCCGCGAGGAAGATCAATGATATCACTTGCTGCTTTGCTGGGGTCCAGTTGTACTGGTAACTCGGCGATGATTGGTGGTGGATGCTCAAGATCAGCAGCTCGTACCATCATGGTCACGGATTTGATGGAGTACCACCAACCATGCCATGTATACCACACCACACCATCATCAGTCATGGCTTGGTACGGTCCTTTGTAGTAATGACCGTTCAGGTTGCCTGAATCACACCTGTGAGGaggaagtaaaagaaaaatagcCACAATAGACAAACACTTGGCCTGCagtaacagctgtgtgtgtgtgtgtgtgtgtgtgtgcgcacgtgtgtgtgcacgcacgcacacacaaagcaaagtgTTTTGCCATATTGAACTTTGCTCCCTTGTTCTCCTCTATTATTTTGCGCAAAATAAGCGTCATAGTGAATCAAAAGTGAATGTATTTTTGCTTTACCTGCTAAACCACCAGCCTGACTTGCTGTGTCTGATACAACTGGTGTCATCTTTTCCAGTGCTGCCATCATTCTGCTGGTCATAGGTGCTGAATTTGACCCCGTATGAGTCCAAGCCTGGACTGGTCCACTTCAGCCCAGCAGAAGGAGGGCCATGGACGTCAGTCAGGGAGTTGCCTGCATTCCCAGTGTACTCTCCCAAATGTAACTGGTAGTGGTCCTTTGAGTGGACATgggaataaaggaaaaaaagtctTGAATAAATCTTTGAAGTTGAAAAAGAGCTTTggtttacattacattacatttacattactaACTGATTCATGCATCCAGAGTGAAATTTTGAGAGATTTTCTGATCAGAAAACATAGGCAATCAAAAGTAAGTGCTATAAGAAATGTAGTATATGTGACACACATTTGTGATAGATAGATGGCACAAATGAGGTTTTGTTCTGAACAGAGCACATGAttataaattacattaaaatagACCAACAAGAGGAtgggaaagatggagagaggagactgAGCAAAACATGGATGGATAAAAGTAAGAGGAAAAAGCATTGAGAGGAAAATTAAGGAGTAGAAGTATGAAAAGAAGGGAAACAAAAGGGTatgagaggaaaatgaatgaaagggAAGAGATGGACAACAGCTGGCAGGCCTGGAGCTAGATGTTCTTGCTGTTGTTTCTATTGCAAAGggcataaaacacaaagaacatgAATAGTCTAAACAAAACCCCATCTGTTATGGGAAATGAAGAGAGGACAAGGTTAAAGACCATCAGAATAGACATTACAGGAAAACAGTATAAGATGTAACAGGATAGAAAAGGAGTGCAGCAGattacagacagacatataATTACATACAATTTACTGATTTAATCCAGTCTGAATAACTAAATCATCTTCCAAAAAACGGTCAAATCCCACAAAAGGGAACAAAATTTCTGCACTTTGTGCAAATGTAAACTTCAAAATCTTGAACCTTGTTGAAGCGATCAATTTTTATTTACAGACTCTTGAAACAACATTCACACGAGCCTAAATTACTTTTCACtttatgctttttattttcctttataGTGTCCCTGTGTTACCTTTTCATTGTCCACTCTGAAGTTCTTGTACTCTGCATAGCGCTGATCACCCTTAAAGTCCTCCATGTCAATCCGCAGGTCATAGTTTCCTAGAAGACACAGAGTTACACAGGCTACCATCCTGTAATGAATGACAAATCATcaagacatacaaacacacacacatgtacacacaccttGTGAGGTTATATAGTGTAGAGGTTCATTGCCCAGCCAGAATTCTCCATCAGGGGAGTAGAGGTCTCCAAATCCGTGCTTGTACTCCACCCATGCTCTGTGCACACAgagtaaatggtaaatggactgtatttctATAGCGCTCTTCTAGTTTGGCAACCagtcaaagcacttttacaacacaggTATGCGTttacccattcacacacattcatacaatggcTAGGCCACCTGCTACAAGCTTTTATCCATTCCCACACTCTCACATACCGATGGCAATTtgggattcagtatcttgcccaaggatacttggATTGAACCGCTGACcttctgagccacagctgcccctcATGCACTGGTTATAGATTCATTATGTCAAATTTCTTGACACATGCAGAAGGTAAATTCCtatttttatgtgtgcaaaactgacacacacacaatacacacacacctgtcaaaGCTCTCTTtgccatccctcctcctctggaagATGGTCCATCCTCCTCCATTGTTCATATCACAGTAGACATTCAGTGCAGTGGGAGAGCTGGCTGGACGAATCACATATAACCCACTGGCTACATTGCCATCTGCAAACACCTCGGAGCAGTctaaacatacaaacacaaaggtATACAAGGTGAAATATCCAAACTAGGTAGATAAATAATCAGTTTGGATGCAATAGAagtcaacagaaacacacagacacctttgactttttttacTGTGAAGTTGGTCAGTGGAGGTGGCATCAAGacagatggccgcccacccagagcctgttctgcctgaggtttctgcctgttaaaaggaagtttttcctcgccactgtcgccaagaGCTTACTCATGAGGGAAATGTTGGGTCTCTGTAAAAAGCTCAGCCTGTACCAgttctatatggaaagtgtcctgacacaacttctgttgtgatttggcgctatacaaataaaacttaTCTCTCACTGAACTCTGGTCCTACCTCTGTAGAGGTTCTCAGGGCCTAGGTGTGAGTTTGGTATGTGCTCCAGCTGCTGGGCCTGGCTGTTGTGGAGATCCTGGATGTAGCGATGCTGGTCCTTGATCATGTTCATCAGGCCATGGATCTCAGCTTCCAGGTTGACCACCTTCTCCTCACATGGCACAGGGGCCTGGACAGAGAATGAAAGACAAGATTAATAACTACTACACCAAAGGTTACCCTTGACCTTAAGGGTAAGAGAATCGTAAGTATAGCTAGCTACAGACAGCCAACAAAAATGTTACAACTGGACAGAACTGCAACCATTAAGCAAAGAATGTATGCTACATGTTTGGCATACAGTGTCgcttgttttgctttgatttctATGCAACAATTACCCTCTAAAATATGTTAGTTTGTCAGGAAAAATTGTGCGTTTCTTGACAGTTTAAGtgataaatgctaatgtcaccCAAATTTCTTTAACTTCAGATTTAATGATTCTTTTATAAAAACCCCAGTTTTTTGCAGAGACTTGAAGTATGCCATCATGCACCtagtctgtctgtttttaatatttaattttatcAGGGAGCATGCACAGTTCCATCAGATTAGTAACCATCTGTGAAAGACACACCCAGGTGACACTCAatacaaacagaaagcagataTTATGAACACAGAATGATCACCCTGAATTCAAACCAACACCAGAGGTACTGAaactcacagaaacatgaagtcaATATTCCTctattagtcccgcgaggggaaattccaagaAATGCAATGAAAGAATAGACAGTGGAGGTACACAGGTCTACCCTGTCTGGTTTGTCTTTTGCTATTggtttaatgtggaaaaaaatgcatttcaaaaaATGTATGCATCTTCCAAGAAATAATGTCCTTGTTGCTCTGCTCAAATCTCACCATGAACAGATTTCAATGGAACTAAGTCTTtaccaaacaaatcaaacaagtACGTGAGAGATCTGTCTCAAAACCTGTGTACATAAACCAAAACTATGCAGGGAATATGGAATGATTAGAATCCTCACAGTGCTTCTTATGATTAGTTATCTGGAGTGTCTTACCGCCAGAGAGGCAGCCAGGTGAAGAACAAAGGCAACTGATGTCCTTAGCATTCCCATAATCA contains the following coding sequences:
- the LOC143319284 gene encoding fibrinogen-like protein 1, translating into MGMLRTSVAFVLHLAASLAAPVPCEEKVVNLEAEIHGLMNMIKDQHRYIQDLHNSQAQQLEHIPNSHLGPENLYRDCSEVFADGNVASGLYVIRPASSPTALNVYCDMNNGGGWTIFQRRRDGKESFDRAWVEYKHGFGDLYSPDGEFWLGNEPLHYITSQGNYDLRIDMEDFKGDQRYAEYKNFRVDNEKDHYQLHLGEYTGNAGNSLTDVHGPPSAGLKWTSPGLDSYGVKFSTYDQQNDGSTGKDDTSCIRHSKSGWWFSRCDSGNLNGHYYKGPYQAMTDDGVVWYTWHGWWYSIKSVTMMVRAADLEHPPPIIAELPVQLDPSKAASDIIDLPRGP